A single region of the Podospora pseudopauciseta strain CBS 411.78 chromosome 1, whole genome shotgun sequence genome encodes:
- the NOG2 gene encoding GTPase required for pre-60S ribosomal subunit nuclear export and maturation (COG:S; EggNog:ENOG503NUVV) produces the protein MGTGKKEKSRMERQGKPTGDPKVKGENFYRSAKKIKTLNVLKEGKAIRNKDGKIVKAASFQSRERPKAVIEPNRRWFSNTRVISQDTLTSFREAVEENQKDPYSVLLKSNKLPMSLIRDDGPKLEDGLKKHQAKMTIESAPFSETFGPKAQRKRPKLSFATVDELAGHTESSFDQYTARQEQIKLLSGTSGTAEVENKESVYPEIDFSVSTAKEAIFFKGQSKRIWNELYKVIDSSDVILHVLDARDPVGTRCRHVEKYLSTEAPHKHLIFVLNKIDLVPSSTAAAWIRVLQKDRPTCAMRSSMKNPFGRGSLIDLLRQFSILHKDRKQISVGLVGYPNVGKSSIINALRGKPVAKVAPIPGETKVWQYVTLMKRIYLIDCPGIVPPNQNDTPQDLLLRGVVRVENVEHPEQYIPAVLSKVKPHHMERTYELKGWKDHIQFLEMLARKGGRLLKGGEPDVDGVAKMVLNDFMRGKIPWFTPAPAMEGTEDADSELIEGRQGRLGEMRKRKRDLEAEGESVADTSMAGSTLAATEDLAASDDEDDDFSGFSSDSDSEGEGEDNEDNEGDDAEDMISLGESSDEEASDAESEQEPDPPASRKRRKA, from the exons ATGGGAACTG ggaagaaggaaaagtcCCGCATGGAGCGGCAGGGCAAGCCCACAGGCGACCCCAAGGTGAAGGGTGAAAACTTCTACCGCTCCGCCAAAAAGATCAAGACCCTCAATGTCctcaaggagggcaaggcgATTCGCAACAAGGATGGCAAGATCGTCAAGGCTGCCTCTTTCCAGAGCAGAGAGCGCCCCAAGGCTGTCATCGAGCCAAACCGAAGATGGTTCAGCAACACCAGAGTCATTTCCCAGGACACACTCACATCGTTCAGGGAGGCTGTGGAGGAGAACCAGAAGGACCCATACTCAGTACTGCTCAAGAGCAACAAGCTTCCCATGAGCTTGATTCGTGATGACGGACCCAAGCTCGAGGATGGGTTGAAGAAGCATCAAGCCAAGATGACAATCGAGAGTGCGCCCTTCTCAGAGACCTTTGGACCCAAGGCGCAAAGGAAACGTCCCAAGCTGAGCTTCGCCACTGTTGACGAACTGGCGGGCCACACCGAGTCGAGTTTCGATCAGTACACCGCGAGGCAGGAACAGATCAAGCTGCTCAGCGGTACTTCTGGCACGGCTGAGGTGGAGAACAAGGAAAGTGTCTACCCGGAGATTGACTTCAGTGTCTCAACGGCCAAGGAAGCCATCTTCTTCAAGGGTCAATCCAAGCGCATCTGGAACGAGCTCT ACAAGGTGATTGACTCTTCCGACGTCATCCTCCACGTTCTCGACGCCCGTGATCCTGTCGGCACAAGATGTCGCCACGTGGAGAAGTATCTTTCTACAGAAGCTCCGCACAAGCATCTCATCTTCGTTCTGAACAAGATCGATTTGGTTCCATCCAGCACAGCC GCTGCTTGGATCCGTGTGCTTCAAAAGGATCGCCCCACCTGCGCCATGAGATCAAGCATGAAGAACCCGTTCGGTCGTGGTTCTCTGATCGATCTTCTCCGCCAATTTAGCATCCTCCACAAGGACCGCAAGCAGATCAGTGTTGGTCTGGTTGGGTATCCCAACGTGGGCAAatccagcatcatcaacgccCTCCGTGGCAAGCCTGTTGCCAAGGTTGCACCTATTCCCGGTGAGACCAAGGTCTGGCAGTACGTTACTCTGATGAAGAGGATCTACCTGATTGATTGCCCGGGTATTGTACCACCCAACCAAAATGACACACCACAggaccttcttctccgtgGTGTCGTCCGTGTTGAGAATGTCGAGCATCCCGAGCAGTATATCCCTGCTGTGTTGAGCAAGGTCAAGCCGCATCATATGGAAAGGACGTATGAGCTGAAGGGTTGGAAAGACCACATTCAGTTCCTTGAGATGCTGGCTAGGAAGGGCGGCAGACTGTTGAAGGGTGGTGAGCCAGATGTGGACGGTGTGGCCAAGATGGTCTTGAACGATTTTATGCGAGGCAAGATTCCTTGGTTCACCCCCGCGCCAGCGATGGAAGGGACCGAGGATGCCGACTCTGAACTCATTGAGGGCCGCCAAGGTCGTCTCGGTGAGATGCGGAAGCGGAAACGCGACCTCGAGGCTGAAGGCGAAAGTGTTGCCGATACATCCATGGCTGGGTCGACTCTGGCGGCCACCGAGGATCTTGCAGCTTCAGAtgacgaagatgacgatTTCTCTGGATTTTCCAGTGATAGTGACTctgagggtgagggcgaaGATAACGAAGACAATGAGGGCGATGATGCCGAGGATATGATATCCCTCGGCGAGTcgagtgatgaggaggcaTCAGATGCTGAGTCGGAGCAAGAGCCAGATCCGCCAGCGTccaggaaaaggagaaagGCGTAG
- a CDS encoding hypothetical protein (EggNog:ENOG503P2V1; COG:S) yields the protein MLPLSVRRAVASAAPQSPVTVVSSLTASAPKAAYKANGLHQRRYSSSKPSSPDDGARDFAARPSVPASGNSKTTGEKRKRKAKDAGPQLPSVPSTKHIKDEALALSTFFALHRPISVTQLLPKTVTEDAFAEIFNTRSPRHRVSDVLSTLSQTQERMQQEIQETGEPPRRADGAPFEMSGESNVYFQLNSMAGQFLPYAPPPAPKPMADGAAAAVDALVDELAGTTLEASEEPQTRVYKAMVTIEETVEADGQYKVVAHSPELIDSAEQGGVQPRTFLERMALRQLKYDESRRLQDRAMQAISVKRQRKLRMKKKKYKKLQKRTRNERRKLDRL from the exons ATGCTGCCGTTATCAGTGCGACGGGCTGTCGCGTCTGCGGCTCCCCAGTCGCCTGTGACGGTGGTTTCCTCCCTGACTGCGTCGGCTCCCAAAGCCGCCTACAAGGCCAATGGTCTCCACCAGCGCCGGTACTCGTCCTCAAAACCCTCAAGCCCGGATGACGGCGCCCGCGATTTCGCCGCCCGGCCCTCCGTGCCCGCCTCGGGCAACTCCAAGACGACCGGCGAGAAGCGCAAAAGAAAGGCCAAGGACGCCGgcccccagctccccagcGTCCCCAGCACCAAGCACATCAAGGACGAGG CCCTCGCCCTGTCCACCTTCTTCGCCCTCCACCGGCCCATCTCCGTCACACAGCTCCTCCCCAAGACGGTGACCGAGGATGCCTTTGCCGAGATCTTCAACACCCGCTCGCCGCGTCACAGGGTGTCTGACGTCCTGTCGACCCTGTCACAAACG CAGGAGCGGATGCAGCAAGAGATTCAGGAAACCGGAGAGCCGCCGAGGCGCGCCGACGGCGCCCCGTTTGAGATGAGCGGCGAGAGCAACGTCTATTTTCAGCTCAACTCCATGGCAGGCCAGTTCCTGCCTTATGCGCCGCCTCCGGCACCCAAGCCGATGGCCGatggcgccgccgccgccgttgatGCTCTTGTCGACGAACTTGCCGGCACGACGCTGGAAGCGAGCGAGGAGCCCCAGACGAGGGTGTACAAGGCCATGGTCACGATcgaggagacggtggaggcggACGGGCAGTACAAGGTTGTTGCGCACAGCCCGGAACTCATCGACAGTGCGGAGCAGGGCGGCGTTCAGCCGAGGACgtttttggagaggatggcgcTGCGCCAGCTGAAGTATGACGAGTCGAGACGGCTACAGGACCGGGCCATGCAGGCCATTAGTGTgaagaggcagaggaagttgcggatgaagaagaagaagtacaAGAAGCTGCAGAAGAGGACGAGAAACGAGAGGAGAAAGTTGGATAGATTGTAA
- a CDS encoding hypothetical protein (EggNog:ENOG503PNND), producing MFAHIFLFLVLGLSFVVADVADIQTCLFHLYSVDASCSNNLTVGQLPGGQLQGSKLTESATWFRFFDGRLLDHALRGCWWAPVSTVLVCDVAFSDVEEPDMLFSVTTHGDAQALSYNGTFSFFACRSGRYDKVNYYLEQPDATCPQVFLHVDPDMSCFDEPFLTMTTTPALHFSTPVPSATESTSTDDLLSTAYYTETVGESTSTAHDTESPATYDTDGPRVTTLIFQTTTPTLTITVDEPPPTSASYPPPSTLPLTSSIRPQYHTLSTLLSPPLPSLTAPSINLTALPPTTFPSLSIPKPFTTGLFSWTNSSFPSTLKTKTLSPGVYGSGRGSSLSMQTPTVYYGTAGFSRPPRTPTPSYEPMPLVTTLIFHTEREEGGGSVTTGPVVETFTVTAEEGVVVTFAVEVER from the exons ATGTTTGCTcacatcttcctcttcttggtgcTGGGGTTGAGCTTCGTGGTGGCTGATGTCGCGGATATACAAACATGTTTGTTCCACCTATACTCAGTCGATGCCAGTtgcagcaacaacctcacaGTTGGCCAATTACCAGGTGGTCAACTTCAGGGAAGCAAACTCACAGAGTCAGCAACGTGGTTCCGGTTTTTTGATGGTCGTCTTCTAGACCACGCCCTAcgggggtgctggtgggcTC CCGTCTCGACAGTCTTAGTCTGTGACGTTGCCTTTTCCGACGTGGAAGAACCCGACATGCTTTTCTCTGTCACCACGCACGGCGATGCCCAGGCTCTCAGTTACAATGGAACATTTTCCTTTTTCGCCTGCCGATCTGGCCGCTACGACAAGGTGAACTACTACCTCGAGCAGCCGGACGCAACGTGCCCGCAAGTCTTCCTTCACGTCGACCCCGATATGTCATGTTTTGATGAGCCGTTTCTCACTATGACAACCACACCCGCGCTTCATTTCTCAACGCCAGTCCCCTCTGCCACAGAGAGTACCAGTACGGACGATTTGTTGAGTACTGCGTACTATACTGAGACAGTCGGCGAGTCAACTTCGACAGCTCACGATACAGAATCTCCCGCCACTTACGACACAGACGGTCCCCGGGTTACTACGTTGATCTtccaaaccaccacacctACATTAACCATCACAGTAGACgaaccccccccaacctcagcctcctACCCCCCACCTTCCACCCTCCCACTTACATCATCCATCCGCCCCCAATACCACACCCTCagcaccctcctctcccctcccctcccatccctgaccgccccctccatcaacctcacagCCTTGCCTCCCACgaccttcccatccctctccatccccaaacCGTTCACAACAGGCCTCTTCTCCTGGACAAACTCCTctttcccctccaccctcaaaACTAAAACCCTCAGCCCGGGCGTTTATGGTAGCGGAAGGGGTTCTTCCCTCAGCATGCAGACACCAACGGTGTATTACGGCACGGCAGGGTTCAGCCGTCCACCCAGAACTCCTACCCCGTCATACGAACCAATGCCTTTGGTGACGACGTTGATTTTTCATACGGAacgggaggagggtgggggaagTGTTACTACcgggccggtggtggagaccTTTACGGtgacggcggaggagggggtagTGGTTACCTTTGCTGTGGAGGTTGAGCGTTAA
- a CDS encoding hypothetical protein (EggNog:ENOG503NXUU) yields MALPPKFNAHRLTFSSSLTSAPEPKHTIELFLDYVCPFSAKLFNHLYNNIIPKIISPNPSLSSKVDFIIRQQIQPWHPSSTLVHEAALAVLQLTNSPAKFYQFSSTLFAHQKSYFDISLVNETRNQTYRRLAKLASDTISDLDEEAVYNLLAIPSQPGEDGALNAGNAVTNDVKLITKINRLLGVHVTPTVIFNGVVANEISSGWTEEQWKEWLDKNIV; encoded by the exons ATGGCCCTCCCACCCAAATTCAACGCCCACCgcctcaccttctcctcctcactaaCCTCAGCCCCCGAACCAAAGCACACCATCGAGCTTTTCCTCGACTACGTCTGCCCCTTCTCAGCTA AACTCTTCAACCATCTCTACAACAACATTATCCCCAAAatcatctcccccaacccctccctctcctccaaagTCGACTTCATCATCCGTCAACAAATCCAACCCTGgcacccctcctccaccctcgtCCACGAAGCCGCTCTCGCCGTCCTCCAACTAACCAACTCCCCCGCCAAATTCTACCagttctcctccaccctttTCGCCCACCAAAAATCCTACTTTGATATCTCCCTCGTGAACGAAACCCGCAACCAGACCTACCGCCGCCTCGCCAAGCTCGCCTCGGACACCATCTCTGACCTGGACGAGGAAGCCGTCTATAACCTCCTTgccatcccctcccaaccgGGCGAGGACGGCGCCCTCAACGCAGGCAACGCCGTCACAAACGACGTGAAGCTGATCACCAAAATCAACAGACTTCTCGGTGTTCACGTCACGCCTACTgtaatcttcaatggcgtTGTAGCAAATGAGATTTCGAGTGGGTGGACTGAGGAGCAGTGGAAGGAGTGGTTGGACAAGAATATTGTTTAG
- the MAS1 gene encoding Mitochondrial-processing peptidase subunit beta (MEROPS:MER0001229; COG:O; EggNog:ENOG503NU8R) produces MASRRLALNLAQGLRGRSGGLSVPVRRGLATPHSPALKTQTTTLKNGLTVATQYSPYAQTSTVGMWIDAGSRAETDETNGTAHFLEHLAFKGTSKRTQQQLELEIENMGAHLNAYTSRENTVYFARALNEDVPQCVDILQDILQNSKLEESAIERERDVILRESEEVEKQLEEVVFDHLHATAYQQQPLGRTILGPRENIRDITRTELTNYIKNNYTADRMVLVGAGGVPHEQLVEMADKYFAGLPSKSPESAAYLLSKKKADFIGSDVRIRDDTIPTANIAIAVEGVSWNDPDYFTALVTQAIVGNYDKALGNAPHQGSKLSGIVHKNDLATSYMSFSTSYSDTGLWGIYMVTDNLANVDDLVHFSLREWTRLCGSVTPAEVERAKAQLKASILLSLDGTSAVAEDIGRQIVNTGRRMSPGEIERVIDAITEKDVMEFANKKIWDQDIAISAVGSIEGLFDYARIRADMSRNF; encoded by the exons ATGGCGTCCCGGAGACTTGCTCTGAACCTCGCCCAGGGCCTGCGTGGCCGCTCTGGAGGTCTTTCTGTCCCCGTCAGACGAGGCCTTGCGACACCTCACTCGCCCGCCCTCAAGACCCAGACGACGACACTCAAGAATGGCCTGACT GTCGCAACCCAGTACTCTCCCTATGCGCAGACCTCGACGGTCGGCATGTGGATCGATGCCGGCTCCCGCGCCGAGACCGACGAGACCAACGGCACTGCCCACTTCCTCGAGCACTTGGCCTTCAAG GGCACATCGAAGCGGACTCAGCAGCAGTTGGAGCTTGAAATTGAGAACATGGGCGCCCACCTCAACGCATATACCTCG CGCGAGAACACCGTCTACTTCGCCAGGGCCCTGAACGAGGACGTTCCTCAGTGCGTCGATATCCTCCAGGACATTCTCCAAAACTCTAAGCTTGAGGAGTCGGCTATTGAGCGGGAACGTGATGTCATTCTCCGTGAGtcggaggaggttgagaagcAGTTGGAGGAAGTTGTTTTCGATCACCTGCACGCCACCGCTtaccagcaacaacccctcgGCCGCACTATCCTCGGCCCCCGCGAGAACATCCGTGACATCACCAGGACCGAGCTTACCAACTACATCAAGAACAACTACACTGCCGACCGCATGGTTCTTGTCGGAGCCGGTGGTGTTCCCCACGAGCAGCTCGTCGAGATGGCTGACAAGTACTTTGCTGGCCTCCCCTCCAAGAGCCCCGAGTCCGCCGCCTACCTCctgtccaagaagaaggccgattTCATCGGCTCCGATGTCAGAATCCGCGACGACACTATCCCCACTGCCAACATCGCCATTGCCGTTGAGGGCGTCAGCTGGAACGACCCTGACTACTTCACTGCCCTCGTCACCCAGGCTATTGTCGGCAACTATGACAAGGCTCTTGGCAACGCTCCTCACCAGGGCAGCAAGCTCAGCGGCATCGTTCACAAGAATGATCTTGCCACCAGCTACATGAGCTTCTCCACCAGCTATAGCGACACTGG TCTGTGGGGCATCTACATGGTCACCGACAATCTCGCCAACGTCGATGATCTTGTTCACTTCTCCCTCCGCGAGTGGACCCGCCTCTGCGGCAGCGTCACCCCCGCCGAGGTTGAGCGCGCCAAGGCCCAGCTCAAGGCCTCCATCCTCCTGTCCCTCGACGGCACCAGCGCCGTTGCCGAGGATATTGGTCGGCAAATCGTCAACACTGGCCGCCGCATGAGCCCCGGCGAGATCGAGCGCGTTATTGATGCCATCACGGAGAAGGACGTCATGGAGTTTGCCAACAAGAAGATCTGGGATCAGGACATTGCCATCAGCGCCGTCGGCAGCATCGAGGGTCTGTTTGACTACGCCAGAATCAGAGCCGACATGAGCAGAAACTTTTAG